Proteins co-encoded in one Lineus longissimus chromosome 11, tnLinLong1.2, whole genome shotgun sequence genomic window:
- the LOC135495848 gene encoding protein phosphatase 1 regulatory subunit 3A-like isoform X1, with the protein MSRVSQNMVQAMVEDAPPHWIYLPRNLSYVGDQVWDYFVCCKNKRVRGHTRMEITMASPELKAPDLASPSSTSDEDSPQTNNIMSPDDSGHVEDIFGNLKLVKDETDCDLSSCHGVANGKSDGGYGSDDLNSLTSADSDQTLMSGDDITLIISSEDETDIETGKPVNLDDAITDTEKGGMKIPKLLTGANSSRTTAMMKPYLLDLLNPSEAYEDDDEDDVDGEFGGPPELRRATSLKTNKTPPGTPRRKKVVRFADAFGLDLENVRHILNMNSPPRIPASAVRDLKAGIEKDRQSQGNKYFQSLFSQPGATGNFVQRVLAQNVCLENAMINGMTITGTVRVKNVGFHKKVTIRYTVNSWATFADVVGSYVQGSCDGATDRFSFTVVSPGELDIGKKLEFAVMFECGGQTFWDNNYGQNYVFECYAKNVPTLSTDHAWVHFL; encoded by the exons ATGAGCCGTGTCTCCCAAAACATG GTTCAAGCAATGGTGGAGGATGCCCCGCCGCACTGGATTTACTTACCAAGGAACCTATCGTACGTTGGAGACCAAGTCTGGGACTACTTCGTGTGTTGTAAGAACAAGCGCGTTCGTGGACATACGAGAATGGAGATTACAATGGCTTCTCCTGAACTAAAGGCGCCGGATTTAGCCTCTCCTTCTTCTACGAGTGACGAGGATTCGCCTCAAACGAACAATATCATGTCTCCAGATGACTCGGGTCATGTTGAGGACATATTCGGAAACCTGAAACTCGTCAAGGACGAAACGGATTGTGACCTCTCTTCATGTCACGGTGTTGCGAATGGCAAATCAGACGGCGGATACGGTAGTGATGATCTCAATTCTTTAACTAGTGCAGATAGTGATCAAACTTTGATGAGTGGTGACGATATCACCTTGATCATTTCCTCAGAGGACGAAACTGACATAGAGACTGGTAAACCAGTGAATTTGGACGACGCAATTACAGACACTGAAAAAGGTGGCATGAAAATCCCAAAACTCCTCACGGGTGCGAACTCGTCAAGGACAACGGCCATGATGAAACCATACTTACTGGATTTATTGAACCCCTCTGAGGCTTACgaggatgatgacgaagacgacgtTGATGGCGAATTCGGAGGTCCACCGGAACTTCGTCGGGCAACATCACTTAAGACAAACAAAACTCCCCCTGGGACCCCAAGGAGGAAAAAAGTGGTACGTTTTGCGGATGCCTTTGGGTTAGACTTAGAAAATGTGAGACATATTTTGAATATGAACTCTCCTCCTAGGATACCTGCTTCTGCAGTTCGCGATCTTAAAGCTGGTATAGAAAAAGATCGGCAATCACAAGGTAACAAATATTTCCAATCGCTTTTCTCACAGCCTGGTGCTACAGGAAACTTTGTGCAGAGGGTCCTCGCCCAGAATGTGTGCTTGGAGAATGCCATGATCAACGGAATGACAATCACAGGAACAGTCAGGGTTAAAAACGTGGGATTCCATAAGAAAGTCACCATTCGTTATACTGTCAATAGTTGGGCAACCTTTGCGGATGTTGTTGGCTCTTATGTGCAAGGTTCTTGTGATGGTGCCACTGACAGGTTTTCCTTCACAGTGGTTTCTCCAGGTGAACTGGACATTGGCAAAAAACTCGAGTTTGCTGTCATGTTTGAATGCGGTGGGCAGACGTTCTGGGATAATAACTATGGCCAGAACTATGTTTTTGAGTGTTATGCTAAGAATGTACCAACCCTAAGCACGGATCATGCTTGGGTTCATTTTCTGTGA
- the LOC135495848 gene encoding protein phosphatase 1 regulatory subunit 3A-like isoform X2 encodes MVEDAPPHWIYLPRNLSYVGDQVWDYFVCCKNKRVRGHTRMEITMASPELKAPDLASPSSTSDEDSPQTNNIMSPDDSGHVEDIFGNLKLVKDETDCDLSSCHGVANGKSDGGYGSDDLNSLTSADSDQTLMSGDDITLIISSEDETDIETGKPVNLDDAITDTEKGGMKIPKLLTGANSSRTTAMMKPYLLDLLNPSEAYEDDDEDDVDGEFGGPPELRRATSLKTNKTPPGTPRRKKVVRFADAFGLDLENVRHILNMNSPPRIPASAVRDLKAGIEKDRQSQGNKYFQSLFSQPGATGNFVQRVLAQNVCLENAMINGMTITGTVRVKNVGFHKKVTIRYTVNSWATFADVVGSYVQGSCDGATDRFSFTVVSPGELDIGKKLEFAVMFECGGQTFWDNNYGQNYVFECYAKNVPTLSTDHAWVHFL; translated from the coding sequence ATGGTGGAGGATGCCCCGCCGCACTGGATTTACTTACCAAGGAACCTATCGTACGTTGGAGACCAAGTCTGGGACTACTTCGTGTGTTGTAAGAACAAGCGCGTTCGTGGACATACGAGAATGGAGATTACAATGGCTTCTCCTGAACTAAAGGCGCCGGATTTAGCCTCTCCTTCTTCTACGAGTGACGAGGATTCGCCTCAAACGAACAATATCATGTCTCCAGATGACTCGGGTCATGTTGAGGACATATTCGGAAACCTGAAACTCGTCAAGGACGAAACGGATTGTGACCTCTCTTCATGTCACGGTGTTGCGAATGGCAAATCAGACGGCGGATACGGTAGTGATGATCTCAATTCTTTAACTAGTGCAGATAGTGATCAAACTTTGATGAGTGGTGACGATATCACCTTGATCATTTCCTCAGAGGACGAAACTGACATAGAGACTGGTAAACCAGTGAATTTGGACGACGCAATTACAGACACTGAAAAAGGTGGCATGAAAATCCCAAAACTCCTCACGGGTGCGAACTCGTCAAGGACAACGGCCATGATGAAACCATACTTACTGGATTTATTGAACCCCTCTGAGGCTTACgaggatgatgacgaagacgacgtTGATGGCGAATTCGGAGGTCCACCGGAACTTCGTCGGGCAACATCACTTAAGACAAACAAAACTCCCCCTGGGACCCCAAGGAGGAAAAAAGTGGTACGTTTTGCGGATGCCTTTGGGTTAGACTTAGAAAATGTGAGACATATTTTGAATATGAACTCTCCTCCTAGGATACCTGCTTCTGCAGTTCGCGATCTTAAAGCTGGTATAGAAAAAGATCGGCAATCACAAGGTAACAAATATTTCCAATCGCTTTTCTCACAGCCTGGTGCTACAGGAAACTTTGTGCAGAGGGTCCTCGCCCAGAATGTGTGCTTGGAGAATGCCATGATCAACGGAATGACAATCACAGGAACAGTCAGGGTTAAAAACGTGGGATTCCATAAGAAAGTCACCATTCGTTATACTGTCAATAGTTGGGCAACCTTTGCGGATGTTGTTGGCTCTTATGTGCAAGGTTCTTGTGATGGTGCCACTGACAGGTTTTCCTTCACAGTGGTTTCTCCAGGTGAACTGGACATTGGCAAAAAACTCGAGTTTGCTGTCATGTTTGAATGCGGTGGGCAGACGTTCTGGGATAATAACTATGGCCAGAACTATGTTTTTGAGTGTTATGCTAAGAATGTACCAACCCTAAGCACGGATCATGCTTGGGTTCATTTTCTGTGA
- the LOC135495729 gene encoding LYR motif-containing protein 4-like, producing the protein MAASTRKVLSLYKSMIKESQKFTGYNYRMYAVRRVKDAFRDNKAERDVEKINLLIAKAEHNLGIIRRQTMVSQLYMEPKLVIEQTKASPS; encoded by the exons atggcagcctccacCAGGAAGGTCCTTTCCCTCTATAAATCCATGATAAAAGAAAGCCAGAAGTTCACAGGCTACAACTATag AATGTATGCTGTGCGGAGAGTGAAGGATGCATTTCGAGATAACAAAGCAGAAAGAGATGTAGAAAAGATCAATCTTCTTATTGCAAAGGCAGAGCACAACCTTGGCATCATCAGAAGACAA ACTATGGTTAGTCAGTTGTATATGGAACCAAAGCTAGTGATAGAACAGACCAAGGCATCCCCATCCTAG
- the LOC135495727 gene encoding phenylalanine--tRNA ligase, mitochondrial-like, which yields MLLKLKKYAHVCSRDSSKRLFQYINHYAKRTYVDLKAVNIQNSLYPTDKLTNVTTKIISKIGKDLHNRKSHPLNLIRLQIQNYFYKSFANRSGNPLFAVFDNLNPVVTVQQNFDSLLVPKDHVSRSASDTYYVNSETLLRAHTSAHQADLVRSGLDAFLVVGDVYRRDAIDSSHYPVFHQMEGVRLLTDYELFKNVTNGDILSLFEDGSRTPKKQERHTLEAAILVEHELKQSLLGMAHALFGKDVESRWVDAYFPFTHPSYELEIKYQDKWMEVLGCGIMEQQLLDAAGAKSSIGWAFGLGLERLAMKLYDIPDIRLFWSDDSGFLSQFDVKDPSKRIKYKPISMFPQCTNDMAFWIPEHFTSNDFYDLVRTVGGDVVEQVSLADEFFHPKKKQTSHCYRIVYRHMEKTFTQEEVNEIHSQIEDAAMKELGVQIRTK from the exons ATGTTGCTGAAGCTTAAAAAATATGCCCATGTATGTAGTAGAGACTCTTCAAAGAGGCTTTTCCAATACATCAACCATTATGCAAAAAGGACTTACGTGGATCTCAAGGCTGTGAACATTCAAAATAGTCTATACCCTACAGACAAATTAACAAATGTGACCACAAAGATTATATCAAAGATTGGAAAAGACTTACATAACAGAAAGTCTCATCCGCTGAACCTTATCCGTTTGCAAATACAAAATTATTTCTACAAAAGCTTTGCAAACCGCTCAGGAAATCCTCTTTTTGCTGTCTTTGACAATCTGAATCCGGTTGTGACAGTCCAACAGAACTTCGACAGTTTGTTAGTGCCAAAAGATCATGTCAGTCGTTCTGCCTCTGATACTTATTATGTAAACTCCGAAACACTTCTTCGGGCTCATACGTCTGCTCATCAGGCTGATTTAGTAAGGTCCGGCTTGGATGCCTTCCTTGTTGTTGGAGATGTATATCGACGTGATGCGATCGACAGCTCACATTACCCAGTCTTCCATCAGATGGAGGGTGTGCGACTTTTGACTGACTATGAG TTGTTCAAAAACGTCACAAATGGAGATATCTTGTCACTCTTTGAAGATGGTTCTCGCACACCCAAAAAGCAGGAGAGACACACCTTGGAAGCGGCCATTCTTGTTGAGCATGAATTGAAACAAAGTCTGCTTGGGATGGCACATGCTCTTTTTGGAAAAG ATGTTGAATCCCGTTGGGTGGATGCCTACTTCCCGTTTACTCATCCTTCATATGAATTAGAAATTAAATATCAAGACAAATGGATGGAAGTGCTCGGCTGTGGTATCATGGAGCAGCAGCTTCTGGATGCTG CTGGAGCCAAATCAAGTATTGGCTGGGCATTTGGTCTGGGTCTAGAAAGATTGGCAATGAAGCTCTATGATATACCAGATATTCGTTTGTTCTGGAGTGACGATTCAGGATTTCTCTCTCAGTTTGATGTCAAAGATCCTAGTAAACGAATTAAATATAAG ccaatcagcaTGTTCCCCCAGTGCACCAATGATATGGCATTCTGGATCCCGGAGCACTTCACCTCAAATGATTTTTACGATTTAGTGCGGACGGTCGGTGGTGATGTGGTGGAGCAAGTGTCACTTGCTGATGAATTTTTCCatccaaaaaaaaaacaaacaagccATTGCTATCGAATTGTTTATCGTCATATGGAAAAGACGTTTACTCAAGAAGAAGTGAATGAAATTCATAGCCAAATTGAAGACGCTGCCATGAAGGAGCTTGGCGTTCAAATTAGAACCAAATAA